In a genomic window of Candidatus Eremiobacterota bacterium:
- a CDS encoding amylo-alpha-1,6-glucosidase encodes MEMIGAHQAALLNTPAGIHEVVDHENDCARAIEKDMIEFSRKKKAPADAGTKRLAERAGAGPGVSENRSLQPVNTEEKLAQVIKGREVGQIEVGSPYVGIETHHSSIQLNRISFYYPVANSIDVSKDYWNRGDYPVLTFGLKVGDRAAEKIGDKPFDCTLTPYSAVFERKDREKTVAVSYRFCKDKPAMVMEMEITNNSGRVQELNLDSCLETSIRTSSTFARLNKPVSRYDAKNRALYATYEEPETRNAVIFAANAGDPPSGYSAENKQTGNPAAAFHYRKTLKPGEKMKVIQVTGSCRKGEEEGTVRYLLGNYQREIALYEQSILDKVHGEGRIETGIAEIDTTALWAKGILAANAHYIDGQIRPMPCPAEYNFYFTHDALLTDLAAVNFDLPRVKRDLLYTALHANSQGIIPHARYWKDDHFETEYAGRDNWNHFWFLNVSARYLRHSGDVDTLKRLYPLLRKSVTQSLINKHDDLIWAHRPDWWDIGNSFGPRTYMTVLAIRSLREFAYVSTVLGKDAKKIKEYEDMADRMQEKLEKKLWDKDRSYLMNYFSDGKKDTHYYTGSLLAAHFGLLDGRKKEALVNTARSKLLQEDTGIYNVYPMDFHTLGDYLHFSGNEAGDPYRYMNGGIWYHGNAWYALALIAAGRKEDALKFIQDIMTLEGIKSGPHGQPAMYECRNGNSGDPEVFGEVDKPHFLWAGSWYLYSLYNLFGHHENEWNISFDPFLANGQKGTRYTVSLKGRPVTVDITGSGRYIRSIRYDGAPCPSAVVPEGPSPGKKVEITLGAPETPYLASAGSMVHSPRFDPARNTMELSLSAFPGHSSEAKFISPHPPKSLAINGNETKEGWSVKEEDGVYRIRLNFTQKHADDVISVQFQEPSVPLPHTGLCRTE; translated from the coding sequence ATGGAAATGATTGGCGCCCATCAGGCGGCACTGCTGAATACTCCTGCGGGAATCCATGAGGTCGTGGATCATGAAAATGACTGTGCCCGGGCTATTGAGAAAGATATGATTGAATTCTCCAGGAAAAAGAAGGCTCCCGCCGACGCCGGGACAAAGAGGCTCGCGGAGCGTGCGGGGGCAGGCCCCGGTGTGTCAGAGAACAGGTCATTGCAGCCGGTGAATACGGAGGAAAAGCTCGCCCAGGTTATCAAGGGCCGCGAAGTGGGCCAGATTGAGGTGGGAAGCCCCTATGTGGGAATAGAAACGCATCACAGCTCCATTCAGCTCAACAGGATAAGCTTCTATTACCCTGTCGCGAACAGCATCGATGTATCAAAGGATTACTGGAACCGGGGCGATTACCCCGTCCTCACCTTCGGCCTGAAAGTGGGAGACCGGGCAGCGGAAAAGATTGGCGACAAGCCTTTTGACTGCACGCTTACCCCCTATTCGGCAGTCTTTGAGCGGAAGGATAGAGAAAAGACAGTCGCCGTTTCTTACAGGTTCTGCAAAGATAAGCCTGCCATGGTCATGGAGATGGAAATAACCAACAATTCCGGCCGCGTTCAGGAGCTCAATCTGGATTCCTGCCTTGAGACATCGATCCGCACAAGCAGCACTTTCGCGCGGCTCAACAAGCCCGTATCCCGCTATGACGCGAAAAACCGGGCACTGTATGCCACGTATGAAGAGCCTGAGACCCGGAATGCAGTTATCTTCGCGGCGAATGCAGGAGATCCCCCTTCAGGGTATTCTGCTGAAAACAAGCAGACCGGCAATCCCGCGGCGGCCTTTCATTACAGAAAAACCCTGAAGCCCGGCGAAAAGATGAAAGTCATCCAGGTGACAGGCTCGTGCAGAAAAGGCGAGGAGGAGGGAACAGTCCGATACCTTCTCGGCAATTATCAGAGAGAGATCGCGCTCTATGAGCAGTCCATCCTGGACAAAGTCCATGGGGAAGGCAGGATTGAGACGGGCATCGCGGAGATTGACACGACCGCCCTCTGGGCAAAAGGCATTCTCGCGGCAAACGCCCATTACATAGATGGGCAGATCAGGCCAATGCCCTGCCCTGCCGAGTATAATTTCTATTTCACCCACGATGCGCTTCTCACCGACCTGGCGGCAGTCAATTTTGATCTCCCCCGCGTAAAAAGGGATCTCCTCTACACCGCTCTGCACGCCAATTCCCAGGGAATCATCCCCCATGCCCGCTACTGGAAGGACGATCATTTCGAGACCGAATATGCGGGCAGAGACAACTGGAACCACTTCTGGTTCCTCAATGTCTCTGCCCGGTACCTCCGGCATTCCGGCGATGTGGATACCCTTAAGAGACTCTACCCCCTCCTCCGGAAGAGCGTCACGCAGTCGCTGATCAATAAGCATGATGACCTTATCTGGGCTCACAGGCCTGACTGGTGGGACATAGGAAACAGCTTCGGCCCGCGGACCTACATGACAGTCCTTGCCATACGATCCCTCAGGGAGTTCGCCTATGTGAGCACCGTGCTGGGAAAAGACGCCAAGAAGATTAAAGAGTATGAGGATATGGCCGACAGGATGCAGGAAAAGCTGGAAAAGAAGCTCTGGGACAAGGACCGCAGCTATCTCATGAACTATTTCAGCGATGGGAAAAAAGACACCCACTACTACACAGGCTCTCTGCTGGCAGCCCATTTCGGCCTTCTCGACGGCAGAAAGAAGGAGGCACTTGTCAATACTGCCCGGTCAAAGCTCCTGCAGGAAGACACAGGCATATACAACGTTTACCCCATGGACTTTCATACCCTTGGGGATTATCTCCATTTTTCCGGGAACGAGGCCGGCGACCCTTACCGCTATATGAACGGAGGGATCTGGTATCACGGCAATGCGTGGTACGCCCTCGCCCTTATTGCTGCAGGCAGAAAAGAGGATGCCTTGAAGTTCATCCAGGATATCATGACTCTTGAAGGCATAAAGAGCGGGCCCCACGGCCAGCCTGCGATGTACGAGTGCAGAAACGGGAACAGCGGCGATCCTGAAGTCTTTGGAGAGGTGGACAAGCCTCATTTCCTCTGGGCAGGCTCCTGGTACCTCTATTCGCTCTACAACCTCTTTGGCCATCATGAAAACGAATGGAACATCTCCTTTGATCCTTTTCTGGCGAACGGTCAGAAAGGCACACGCTACACGGTATCCCTGAAAGGCAGGCCGGTGACGGTTGACATCACCGGCTCCGGGAGATATATCAGAAGCATCAGGTATGACGGTGCCCCCTGCCCTTCCGCCGTGGTCCCGGAGGGTCCTTCACCGGGGAAAAAGGTCGAGATTACCCTCGGCGCACCGGAAACGCCCTACCTTGCCTCTGCCGGTTCAATGGTGCACAGCCCCCGGTTCGATCCCGCCAGAAACACGATGGAGCTCTCTCTTTCAGCTTTCCCCGGGCATTCCAGCGAAGCCAAGTTCATATCACCGCACCCGCCGAAATCTCTCGCGATCAACGGGAACGAAACGAAAGAAGGCTGGAGCGTAAAAGAAGAAGATGGAGTGTACAGGATAAGGCTCAATTTTACGCAGAAACATGCTGATGATGTCATCAGCGTGCAGTTTCAGGAGCCTTCAGTCCCCCTGCCGCACACCGGGCTCTGCAGAACAGAGTAA
- a CDS encoding tetratricopeptide repeat protein, which yields MYTDEMAALAEEAAFQMLDRKNYGKALKLWQKLYDELDRLHPPPSFDKAEIALRIAMCQGRLGNHEDAIEIARDQVDYMSEFTGDDWDQVQEALLVLVQVAGEGGHDEVAIEASARALEALKDGRAETSPEAALRTALKSEWLAMRLGKPGLGLPAGDIVLQFLSREEKKLKKSMQGASRDDQLRDITFKKARLLESRARLHRGANDLEKAGQDLEGAVKHYERALGKGHETADEARQALTEVRELLG from the coding sequence ATGTACACTGATGAGATGGCGGCCCTTGCAGAGGAAGCCGCGTTCCAGATGCTCGACAGGAAAAATTACGGGAAGGCGCTGAAGCTCTGGCAGAAGCTCTATGATGAGCTCGACAGGCTTCATCCCCCTCCCTCCTTTGACAAGGCTGAGATCGCCCTCAGGATTGCCATGTGCCAGGGGAGGCTGGGCAACCATGAGGACGCAATAGAGATAGCCCGGGACCAGGTGGATTATATGTCAGAATTCACGGGCGATGACTGGGACCAAGTCCAGGAAGCGCTGCTCGTGCTTGTCCAGGTGGCCGGAGAGGGTGGCCATGACGAGGTAGCCATCGAAGCTTCGGCGCGGGCCCTCGAGGCGCTGAAGGATGGCAGGGCTGAAACCTCCCCTGAAGCAGCCCTGAGAACGGCCCTCAAAAGTGAGTGGCTCGCCATGAGGCTGGGAAAGCCCGGGCTCGGGCTCCCGGCAGGTGATATAGTGCTGCAGTTCCTCTCCAGGGAGGAGAAAAAGCTGAAAAAGTCCATGCAGGGGGCCTCTCGCGACGACCAGCTGCGCGATATAACCTTCAAAAAAGCCCGGCTCCTTGAGAGCAGGGCCAGGCTGCACAGGGGCGCGAACGATCTCGAGAAGGCCGGGCAGGACCTCGAGGGTGCCGTGAAGCACTACGAGCGTGCATTGGGAAAAGGCCACGAGACCGCGGACGAAGCCCGGCAGGCCCTGACGGAAGTCAGGGAGCTCCTTGGGTGA
- a CDS encoding saccharopine dehydrogenase C-terminal domain-containing protein, with amino-acid sequence MIHPESKAPSNDAPAVTIVFFGLGAVGASMLICLAELAERDGIEVRFLVFTIDPAGAQDALYHAEEFMNRIELAGVQSFDPVLACEPPYDRMLDGASLLVNAALPIFNDPLIELGMRLGVHTVDLAADMYTLETSKSLTFSQYAYDRELRERGITALINMGISPGITNFLIGEHIRYLRGTGRKELSIESVDLYLLEDIDADTVIFSWSPAIALEELSQHPRHLCKGKMVTSAPFTYARDYTFPHEQRPCRQYPLYQEELLSLHRSYPDIETIRIFTGGYEVELVKALYQLNLFSKASVGNNSDLTVDAIVRAVMPGMKKPRRIEDLLRSGVIRRAHFCAVAEIRVREFVRNELQTSIQTIGLSFLRYHGLLNTPYAGATYISYPTAVGAAILTWHTICHIWESGEALGGVVTGEELAGLLPRERIDAVRRDLVGWDINLFESVRDAEDS; translated from the coding sequence GTGATTCACCCTGAAAGCAAGGCTCCTTCAAATGATGCTCCGGCGGTCACCATTGTTTTTTTCGGATTGGGGGCAGTCGGAGCCAGCATGCTGATCTGCCTGGCGGAGCTGGCAGAAAGAGACGGGATAGAAGTCCGGTTCCTTGTCTTCACCATAGATCCGGCGGGGGCACAGGATGCCTTATACCATGCCGAGGAATTCATGAACCGGATAGAGCTGGCGGGCGTGCAGAGCTTTGACCCGGTGCTTGCCTGCGAGCCTCCTTATGACCGCATGCTGGATGGAGCATCTCTTCTGGTCAATGCGGCACTTCCGATATTCAATGATCCCCTTATTGAGCTCGGGATGCGCCTTGGAGTGCATACCGTCGATCTGGCTGCCGACATGTATACCTTGGAAACTTCAAAGTCTCTCACCTTTTCTCAGTATGCCTATGACCGTGAATTGCGGGAGCGGGGGATCACGGCTCTTATCAATATGGGGATATCGCCCGGGATTACCAACTTCCTTATCGGCGAGCATATCAGATACCTGCGGGGAACGGGACGAAAAGAGCTGAGCATAGAATCCGTTGACCTGTATCTGCTGGAGGACATCGATGCCGATACGGTGATATTCTCATGGTCTCCCGCCATTGCCCTGGAGGAGCTGTCTCAGCATCCGCGGCATCTCTGCAAGGGAAAAATGGTAACCTCTGCGCCGTTTACCTACGCGCGGGACTATACATTTCCCCATGAACAGCGTCCCTGCAGGCAATATCCTCTCTATCAGGAAGAGCTCCTTTCACTCCACCGATCTTATCCGGATATCGAGACTATCCGGATCTTTACCGGAGGGTATGAAGTGGAACTGGTGAAAGCTCTCTATCAGCTGAATCTGTTTTCCAAGGCCAGTGTGGGTAACAATTCCGACCTCACCGTCGATGCGATTGTGCGCGCGGTGATGCCCGGAATGAAAAAGCCCCGCCGTATTGAAGATCTTTTGAGGTCGGGCGTTATCCGGCGGGCACATTTTTGCGCCGTCGCAGAAATCAGGGTCAGAGAGTTTGTGCGGAATGAGCTTCAGACAAGTATTCAGACTATCGGTTTAAGTTTTTTGCGGTATCACGGGCTTTTGAATACGCCTTATGCGGGTGCCACCTACATTTCGTACCCTACCGCCGTGGGCGCGGCGATTCTCACATGGCATACCATCTGCCATATATGGGAGTCGGGAGAAGCTCTCGGCGGAGTAGTCACGGGTGAAGAGCTTGCAGGGCTGCTTCCGAGGGAGCGCATTGACGCCGTACGCCGCGACCTTGTAGGGTGGGATATCAACCTTTTCGAAAGCGTCCGGGATGCGGAGGATTCCTGA
- a CDS encoding L-histidine N(alpha)-methyltransferase, which produces MTLDEYSNSPLSGGAKYLQQQGVPCTYLPVDISTAFLEIAARAMAPFVARICPIHATFETCSGRIPSSAYEHTAYCMIGLTFMNFMPDRILPLLKEISRDQGR; this is translated from the coding sequence ATGACCCTGGATGAATATTCTAATAGCCCATTGAGCGGGGGGGCGAAATATCTCCAGCAGCAGGGAGTGCCGTGCACTTACCTGCCTGTTGACATCAGCACTGCCTTTCTTGAAATTGCCGCCAGGGCAATGGCGCCCTTCGTGGCGCGCATCTGTCCAATCCACGCGACATTCGAAACCTGTTCGGGCCGTATCCCTTCCAGTGCATACGAGCACACTGCCTACTGCATGATCGGCCTCACTTTCATGAACTTCATGCCCGACAGGATCCTGCCCCTCCTGAAAGAAATATCCCGCGATCAAGGCCGGTAA
- the katG gene encoding catalase/peroxidase HPI, with protein MSTDSKTHETGGAHLQRGGRITSNRDWWPNQLRLEILHQHSSRSNPMGKGFNYAEEFKSLDLAAVKKDLRALMTDSQDWWPADFGHYGPLFIRMAWHSAGTYRTGDGRGGAGSGSQRFPPLNSWPDNVNLDKARRLLWPIKQKYGRKISWADLMILTGNVALESMGFKTFGFAGGREDIWEPEQDTYWGSEEKWLDDRRYSGDRALENPLAAVQMGLIYVNPEGPNGNPDPIAAARDIRETFARMAMNDEETVALIAGGHTFGKTHGAGDAKHVGPEPEAAGIEEQGLGWKSSFGTGKGADTISSGLEVTWTSTPTKWGDNFFRTLFRYEWELTKSPAGAHQWKPKADAGAGTVPAAHDSSKRIGPAMLTTDLSLRFDPAYERISRRFMENPDQFADAFARAWFKLTHRDMGPRARYLGPEVPAEELIWQDPIPAVNHPLIDEKDIASLKDKILASGLSVSELVSTAWASASTFRGSDRRGGTNGARIRLAPQKDWEVNQPARLAKVLKTLEGIQSAFNSAQPGGKKVSLADLIVLAGCAGVEQAAKNAGHKVTVPFTPGRMDASQEQTDPVSFAVLEPAADGFRNYQKTRLPVSAEEMLVDRAQLLTLTAPEMTVLLGGMRVLGTNFGQTKHGVFTKQPEALTNDFFVNLLEMGTTWKAVSEARDLFEGHDRRTGELKWTATRVDLIFGSNSQLRALAEVYACEDSREKFLHDFVAAWNKVMHLDRFDLAGS; from the coding sequence ATGAGCACAGACAGCAAGACCCATGAAACGGGCGGGGCTCACCTGCAGAGGGGAGGCAGGATCACGTCGAACCGGGACTGGTGGCCGAACCAGCTGCGGCTCGAAATCCTGCATCAGCATTCCTCCAGGTCCAATCCGATGGGCAAGGGCTTCAACTACGCTGAAGAGTTCAAGAGTCTCGATCTGGCGGCGGTGAAGAAGGATCTGCGGGCGCTGATGACCGACTCGCAGGACTGGTGGCCGGCGGACTTCGGACACTACGGACCTCTGTTCATCCGCATGGCGTGGCACAGCGCCGGCACGTACCGCACCGGCGACGGCCGCGGCGGTGCAGGGAGCGGGAGCCAGCGCTTTCCTCCCCTCAACAGCTGGCCCGACAATGTCAATCTCGACAAGGCGCGCAGGCTCCTCTGGCCGATCAAGCAGAAGTATGGCCGGAAGATTTCATGGGCAGACCTGATGATCCTCACCGGCAACGTCGCTCTGGAGTCGATGGGATTCAAGACCTTCGGCTTCGCCGGCGGGCGGGAGGACATCTGGGAACCGGAACAGGACACCTACTGGGGCTCTGAAGAGAAGTGGCTGGATGACAGGCGCTACTCCGGCGACCGGGCTCTGGAGAATCCGCTCGCTGCCGTGCAGATGGGCCTGATCTACGTCAATCCGGAAGGCCCGAACGGGAATCCGGATCCGATTGCTGCGGCGCGGGATATCCGCGAGACCTTCGCACGCATGGCAATGAATGACGAAGAGACCGTTGCGCTCATCGCGGGCGGCCACACCTTCGGCAAGACCCATGGCGCCGGCGATGCAAAGCATGTAGGGCCTGAGCCCGAAGCTGCCGGCATCGAGGAGCAGGGCCTCGGCTGGAAAAGCAGCTTTGGCACGGGCAAAGGCGCTGACACGATCTCCAGCGGCCTGGAAGTCACCTGGACCAGCACGCCGACGAAGTGGGGCGACAACTTCTTCAGGACCCTGTTCCGCTACGAGTGGGAACTGACGAAGAGCCCTGCCGGCGCGCACCAGTGGAAGCCGAAGGCAGATGCAGGTGCCGGCACCGTGCCTGCTGCCCATGACAGCTCAAAGCGTATCGGGCCTGCCATGCTCACCACCGACCTCTCCCTGCGGTTTGACCCCGCCTACGAGAGAATCTCCCGGCGCTTCATGGAGAACCCGGATCAGTTCGCAGACGCCTTCGCCCGCGCCTGGTTCAAGCTGACGCACCGCGACATGGGCCCCCGCGCGCGTTATCTGGGGCCGGAGGTTCCCGCGGAGGAGCTCATCTGGCAGGACCCCATTCCTGCCGTCAACCACCCATTGATTGATGAAAAGGACATTGCCTCCCTGAAGGACAAGATCCTGGCTTCAGGCCTGTCCGTGTCGGAGCTGGTCTCAACGGCCTGGGCGTCGGCATCCACGTTTCGCGGATCTGACAGGCGCGGCGGTACGAACGGCGCCCGCATTCGCCTTGCACCGCAGAAGGATTGGGAAGTCAATCAGCCGGCCCGCCTCGCGAAGGTCCTCAAAACCCTGGAGGGCATCCAGAGCGCGTTCAACAGCGCCCAGCCCGGCGGGAAGAAGGTCTCCCTCGCCGACCTGATTGTGCTTGCCGGCTGCGCCGGTGTCGAGCAGGCAGCGAAGAATGCCGGCCACAAGGTGACGGTTCCCTTCACGCCGGGACGCATGGACGCCTCGCAGGAGCAGACTGATCCGGTATCCTTTGCCGTGCTCGAACCGGCCGCCGACGGGTTCCGCAACTACCAGAAGACCAGGCTCCCGGTATCGGCCGAGGAAATGCTCGTTGATCGAGCGCAGCTGCTGACGCTCACCGCGCCCGAGATGACGGTTCTCCTGGGCGGCATGCGCGTCCTTGGCACCAACTTCGGGCAGACAAAGCACGGCGTCTTCACGAAGCAGCCCGAGGCCCTCACCAACGACTTCTTCGTGAACCTCCTCGAAATGGGCACGACATGGAAGGCGGTATCGGAAGCCCGGGACCTCTTCGAAGGGCATGATCGCAGGACCGGTGAGCTGAAGTGGACCGCCACGCGTGTCGATCTGATCTTCGGCTCCAACTCGCAGCTGCGGGCCCTGGCGGAAGTCTACGCATGCGAGGACTCCCGGGAGAAGTTCCTGCACGACTTTGTCGCAGCGTGGAACAAAGTCATGCACCTTGACCGTTTTGACCTCGCCGGATCATAG
- a CDS encoding DUF5685 family protein, with protein MFGLLRPCFQRLDEGSRSFYNMHYCGCCRALIAELGLSAAFFINYEITFLSLVISAVQGSSAGAGERPVREFRCPVMPLRKKKALDFGERARSYLASVTLLLVESKLRDDGEDEGGVMPGLLLRLISGKARRAAASLKTFDFPLLLFQEYHHRQKHCEQDENSTAEQLADPTASLVAEIFRCSASVCGAPDRGESLYRLGYSVGAFVYLHDAIEDYAADIRRKRFNALSRARAGGDERGFFAARDGHQATMRALLGIIADEQMMRIFEAIIAPRERSARRMESCGAEEQRGRKKFRPFSLRFAERGACICDGCDIAVCCSDCCTNSACSAACDSCACCGTFNCDESCCGNRGGTRGDSAAAPPAGPDGDSPGEPGGGAPPL; from the coding sequence ATGTTCGGCTTACTGAGGCCCTGTTTTCAACGTCTTGATGAAGGCTCGCGAAGCTTCTACAATATGCATTACTGCGGCTGCTGCCGGGCTCTCATTGCGGAGCTCGGCCTTTCTGCAGCTTTTTTCATCAATTACGAGATCACCTTCCTCTCCCTTGTGATAAGCGCTGTGCAGGGCAGCTCTGCGGGAGCCGGGGAGCGTCCCGTCAGGGAGTTCCGCTGTCCCGTCATGCCGCTCCGGAAAAAGAAGGCTCTCGACTTCGGAGAGAGGGCCCGTTCATACCTTGCCTCGGTGACCCTCTTGCTGGTGGAGTCGAAGCTCAGGGATGATGGTGAGGACGAAGGCGGCGTGATGCCAGGGCTGCTCTTACGGCTCATCTCCGGAAAGGCGCGGAGGGCTGCGGCATCCCTGAAGACCTTTGATTTTCCCCTCCTGCTCTTCCAGGAGTACCACCACAGACAGAAGCACTGCGAGCAGGATGAGAATTCAACGGCAGAGCAGCTTGCCGATCCTACGGCATCGCTGGTGGCAGAGATTTTCCGCTGCAGCGCCTCAGTCTGCGGGGCTCCGGACCGCGGGGAATCACTCTATCGGCTTGGCTATTCCGTGGGCGCCTTTGTGTATCTCCACGATGCGATTGAGGATTACGCAGCTGATATCAGGAGAAAGCGGTTCAATGCCCTTTCCCGGGCACGGGCAGGAGGAGATGAGCGCGGCTTTTTCGCCGCGCGCGACGGGCATCAGGCAACAATGAGGGCTCTGCTCGGCATCATTGCCGATGAGCAGATGATGAGAATATTCGAGGCCATCATCGCACCGCGTGAGCGGAGCGCGAGGAGGATGGAGTCATGCGGAGCAGAGGAGCAGCGGGGAAGAAAGAAATTCAGGCCTTTCTCGCTGCGCTTTGCAGAGAGAGGAGCCTGCATCTGCGACGGCTGCGACATCGCAGTATGCTGCTCTGACTGCTGCACCAATTCGGCCTGCTCGGCGGCCTGCGATTCCTGCGCCTGCTGCGGCACCTTCAACTGCGACGAGAGCTGCTGCGGCAACAGGGGCGGCACCAGAGGGGACAGCGCTGCAGCCCCTCCTGCCGGCCCGGACGGTGACTCTCCCGGTGAACCGGGAGGCGGCGCACCTCCCCTCTGA
- a CDS encoding HNH endonuclease, giving the protein MNTGAIREYPGYEAAMEGGQVFKAHPGLPLVTYGADEVLSHSNCRHIFRDLTAEVLDWNLWCLSHAGVTLDLLIGEALLSLSGQLERLGYVKISDFVREELGISSRSCYELMRNAKALQKLPLIREALEKGHLRKSALRHLFQVVTPETEAEWLSKAMYSTIRELEEEVKNFKAGAGEAGTRDGSGDAEGGPEGSGINAFVARSDYEEDTGSLAVSARVPFSVAAKWDRALEVFRRIEEAELPSESFVEALLAEFAASAPLGGIGDPGTTVQSPEDSDSGTGKPEAREAAGASLCRSQGKDSQGACVTHGEGAYSRNSLDASGTKENGTDPAIEKKALLLGALAGAIGSLDDEASFGERDKELARQVHKDLEEVSHLWEFLPWKPVTVELPSEFQAPGNHRPDADTAVTPDSTLVRPPADPFETVARLRKMASLRHSLSFYQGRLLRTLNNFGLYRDMLFLSLGHYTRERLGMSRSTAYSLIKQERSYLEYPDMLDLVHEGKLTPEQARHLAKVFNEGTRVKGAWLSYAQEVPVATLMQAVEAFLRFAKRAVHKKWDIAPEAFEVAVTGRSVKRLPAPASNGTESNGDKGSDAAVQISAQQKTREGGHSSGGAVIWEVTQGGEHPELPEIAAILSGETHKDGTFGSNPQDRGALIGFFLKRDLIPLWNHAVRLWGGEDLALFIETLLDAFLAAWDHPEKRDLHHRVLARDNHQCQVPGCRCRRNLHGHHIRYRSHGGPDTEGNLITLCMAHHLRCVHEGHLVIRGTAPHSLTFIFPRGGRGR; this is encoded by the coding sequence GTGAATACCGGGGCGATCCGCGAGTATCCCGGCTACGAGGCCGCCATGGAGGGCGGGCAGGTCTTCAAGGCACACCCCGGCCTCCCGCTGGTGACATACGGCGCCGACGAGGTGCTCTCGCACTCGAACTGCCGCCACATCTTTCGCGATCTCACCGCGGAGGTCCTGGACTGGAACCTCTGGTGCCTCTCCCATGCCGGGGTCACACTCGACCTTCTCATCGGGGAGGCCCTTCTCTCTCTCAGCGGGCAGCTCGAGAGGCTCGGCTACGTGAAGATCTCGGACTTTGTGCGGGAGGAGCTGGGGATCTCTTCCAGGAGCTGCTATGAGCTGATGCGGAACGCGAAGGCCCTTCAGAAGCTCCCCCTCATCAGGGAAGCTCTTGAAAAGGGGCACCTCCGCAAGAGCGCGCTGCGGCATCTTTTCCAGGTAGTGACGCCCGAGACCGAGGCGGAGTGGCTCTCCAAGGCCATGTATTCCACCATAAGAGAACTTGAAGAGGAGGTGAAGAATTTTAAAGCCGGCGCCGGGGAGGCCGGCACAAGGGATGGTTCGGGGGATGCTGAAGGCGGCCCCGAGGGGAGCGGCATCAATGCCTTCGTCGCCAGGAGTGATTACGAGGAGGACACAGGGAGCCTCGCGGTAAGCGCGCGGGTTCCTTTTTCCGTTGCCGCGAAATGGGATCGGGCCCTCGAGGTCTTCCGCAGGATCGAGGAGGCGGAGCTCCCTTCGGAGAGCTTCGTGGAGGCCCTTCTTGCGGAGTTCGCCGCTTCGGCGCCGCTCGGGGGTATCGGGGATCCTGGCACAACGGTGCAGTCTCCGGAGGATTCCGATTCCGGGACAGGGAAGCCTGAGGCTCGGGAGGCCGCGGGAGCTTCTCTCTGCCGCTCGCAGGGGAAAGACTCCCAGGGAGCCTGCGTCACCCACGGCGAGGGGGCATACTCTCGGAATAGCCTTGATGCTTCCGGCACCAAGGAGAACGGAACCGATCCCGCCATCGAGAAGAAAGCCCTTCTCCTTGGCGCCCTGGCGGGTGCCATCGGCTCCCTCGATGACGAGGCCTCCTTCGGCGAGCGGGACAAGGAGCTTGCCCGCCAGGTCCACAAGGATCTCGAAGAGGTGTCGCACCTCTGGGAGTTTTTGCCCTGGAAACCTGTCACGGTGGAGCTTCCTTCGGAGTTTCAGGCTCCCGGGAACCACAGGCCTGATGCCGATACCGCCGTCACTCCCGACAGCACCCTTGTGCGTCCTCCCGCCGATCCCTTCGAGACGGTCGCCCGCCTCCGGAAGATGGCTTCCCTGCGCCACTCCCTCTCCTTCTACCAGGGGAGGCTCCTTCGGACTCTCAACAATTTCGGGCTCTACAGGGACATGCTCTTCCTCTCCCTCGGGCACTATACCAGGGAGCGCCTGGGGATGTCTCGCAGCACCGCCTATTCCCTCATCAAACAGGAAAGGAGTTATCTGGAGTATCCCGATATGCTGGACCTTGTGCATGAGGGGAAGCTCACCCCCGAGCAGGCACGGCATCTTGCCAAAGTCTTCAATGAGGGGACCCGCGTCAAGGGGGCGTGGCTCTCCTACGCCCAGGAAGTGCCGGTGGCCACCCTCATGCAGGCCGTCGAGGCGTTCCTCCGCTTTGCGAAGAGGGCGGTACACAAAAAGTGGGACATCGCTCCCGAGGCCTTCGAGGTGGCCGTCACGGGGAGATCCGTCAAGAGGCTCCCTGCCCCTGCTTCTAATGGCACGGAATCCAATGGGGATAAGGGTTCGGATGCCGCAGTCCAGATTTCCGCACAGCAAAAAACAAGGGAAGGGGGACATAGTTCCGGGGGAGCCGTCATCTGGGAGGTCACCCAGGGCGGGGAGCACCCTGAACTCCCCGAGATCGCCGCTATCCTTTCCGGGGAGACACACAAAGACGGAACCTTCGGTTCAAATCCCCAGGACAGGGGTGCCCTCATCGGCTTCTTTTTGAAAAGGGACCTCATACCCCTCTGGAACCATGCGGTGAGGCTCTGGGGCGGAGAGGACCTCGCCCTCTTTATCGAGACCCTTCTTGATGCCTTCCTCGCCGCCTGGGACCACCCCGAAAAAAGGGATCTTCACCACCGCGTCCTCGCCCGGGACAACCACCAGTGCCAGGTCCCTGGCTGCCGGTGCCGGCGCAATCTTCACGGCCATCATATCAGGTACCGCTCCCATGGCGGTCCCGACACCGAGGGCAATCTCATCACCCTCTGCATGGCCCACCACCTTCGGTGCGTCCACGAGGGCCACCTTGTCATAAGGGGCACGGCGCCTCACAGCCTCACCTTCATCTTCCCCCGCGGCGGGAGAGGCCGCTGA